A DNA window from Fusarium fujikuroi IMI 58289 draft genome, chromosome FFUJ_chr11 contains the following coding sequences:
- a CDS encoding related to trichodiene oxygenase cytochrome P450 — MFHIFDNNSSIERTKLFQYAVIFFVSFKLITYLQRLFFHPLSKFPGPRICAASRLYEFYWDSYQHGRLWAKLPDLHRLYGPIVRIGPNEVHIEDSEYFDTIFGFRPLNKEAMTAKEFGINHALFGVEDYKTYVKKRAAFGNAFSRTKLSKIQDQINEEIQKGCTWVEDNSKDGSPVDLAFLFRAVPAEIITKYLFGQEYGFLQHVQTTKNLYDKRMDRLLGFSHLGRFIPKEIPLFLSLFRQLILRALGFNDPGSAFLDYFLLAQKLVQNVVAQHNHQNHNAESITQHTVFDDFLDSSLPQEEKEKGPLTQQAVAIWSGGWDTVGFVLTMAAYQLLKNPPVEQRLYQELKKAWKDPTESPEITTLESLPYLTAVVKETFRLSPGALCRLSRVNPSGIEQYGDWEIPPGTIISMSIPDVLSDKAIWGSDAAVFKPERWLSGGADLDRYLVTFSKGTRVCPGIELAWIETRLVIASLFRRYEMSITPEAGISDDDIMPYYEGFTPAVKNWISRLPVRAKPRH, encoded by the exons ATGTTTCACATATTTGATAACAATTCATCGATTGAGAGGACGAAGCTGTTCCAATACGcggtcatcttcttcgtttCTTTCAAGCTAATCACATATTTGCAACGACTCTTCTTCCATCCGCTCTCCAAATTCCCGGGCCCAAGGATCTGTGCGGCGTCGCGGCTGTACGAATTCTACTGGGACTCGTACCAACATGGCCGCTTGTGGGCAAAGCTACCAGATCTTCACAGGCTTTATG GGCCCATTGTTCGTATTGGACCAAATGAAGTTCATATCGAAGACTCCGAGTACTTCGATACAATCTTCGGATTTCGCCCTTTGAACAAAGAGGCCATGACAGCTAAAGAGTTTGGGATCAACCACGCCCTATTTGGAGTCGAGGATTACAAGACCTACGTCAAGAAACGTGCTGCGTTTGGAAATGCGTTTTCTCGAACAAAGCTTTCCAAGATACAGGACCAAATCAACGAAGAGATCCAAAAAGGATGCACTTGGGTTGAGGATAACAGTAAGGATGGAAGTCCTGTTGATCTGGC cttcttgtttCGGGCTGTTCCGGCAGAAATCATAACCAAGTATCTTTTCGGCCAGGAATATGGGTTTCTGCAACATGTGCAAACCACCAAGAACCTTTACGATAAGAGGATGGACAGATTGCTCGGGTTCTCACATCTGGGTCGATTCATACCCAAAGAGATACCtcttttcttgtctctcttTCGTCAATTGATCTTGAGGGCTTTGGGATTCAATGACCCAGGTTCTGCATTTCTTGATTATTTCTTG CTCGCTCAGAAGCTGGTGCAAAATGTCGTGGCTCAGCATAACCACCAGAATCACAATGCCGAAAGTATCACCCAACATACAGTCTTCGATGACTTTCTAGACAGCTCACTACCTCaggaggaaaaagaaaagggccCTCTGACTCAGCAAGCAGTGGCTATCTGGAGTGGAGGATGGGACACAGTTGGCTTTGTGCTGACCATGGCGGCATACCAATTACTAAAGAATCCACCAGTTGAGCAGCGCCTTTACCAGGAACTCAAAAAGGCCTGGAAAGACCCTACTGAATCCCCTGAGATCACGACTTTGGAGAGCTTACCATATCTTACTGCTGTAGTCAAGGAAACATTTCGTCTCTCGCCTGGTGCGCTCTGCCGGCTGAGTCGGGTCAACCCTAGCGGCATTGAACAATATGGCGATTGGGAAATACCCCCGGGCACGATTATTAGCATGTCCATTCCGGATGTTCTCTCAGACAAAGCAATCTGGGGATCCGATGCTGCTGTTTTCAAACCCGAAAGATGGCTCAGTGGAGGGGCGGACCTTGACAGATACCTAGTGACTTTCAGCAAAGGAACACGAGTTTGTCCAGGAATTGAGTTGGCATGGATCGAGACCCGACTTGTCATTGCGAGCCTTTTCCGAAGGTACGAGATGAGCATCACACCAGAGGCCGGCATatctgatgatgatatcatgcCGTATTACGAAGGGTTTACGCCTGCAGTCAAGAATTGGATATCGCGACTGCCGGTCAGGGCGAAGCCTAGACATTAG
- a CDS encoding related to PHO12-secreted acid phosphatase, translating into MRGPFIAVALLGSACSARNAGVGASLDPVQAVLLPDGASAKNPLAHVGANGPWHIGEELTGISSEVPEGCQVDQAAYVSRHGSRYPDQGAHNGWLEMARRFRESKYTATGPLSFIHTWESPLTNPDIQIAQLSKTGYKELFDMGYTLRTRYPDLYQEGEDFIVWANNYTRVLQTAKLFLHGFLGTNSSLGTVVSVTGKGVPSHLGDTLAPSDMCPTFIDDSSKQQDEWRQRWLPGFKKRLSRYIKGDLQLDDSTWNDFPYICGFESQIKGKLSPFCDTFTQKELEAYEYQQDLRYYYGVGPATKVASKMMVPFLESLIERFVAGPDTTGKDFDGKPFKLPKILMSFLNDGQLNELAVATGVFDKQAPLPLDRIPKDRIWRSSNISPMRGTIAFERLSCGSNKAYGSKKFVRILINDVVYPVPSCRDGPGKSCSLSKYSKFTKDRLRKNGNFAKLCNATDPATPSKVLGASFFTNLAQSHLQAVEP; encoded by the exons GGCCCATGTTGGAGCCAACGGCCCATGGCACATCG GCGAGGAATTGACCGGAATATCCTCAGAGGTTCCTGAGGGATGTCAGGTCGACCAAGCTGCCTACGTGTCGCGGCACGGATCCCGCTATCCTGATCAGGGCGCTCACAATGGATGGCTCGAGATGGCTCGCCGT TTCCGAGAGTCCAAGTACACCGCAACTGGGCCACTGTCCTTCATTCACACTTGGGAGAGCCCACTTACCAACCCTGACATTCAGATCGCTCAGCTGAGCAAGACTGGATACAAGGAACTGTTTGATATGGGTTACACCTTAAGAACCAG ATACCCTGATCTGTACCAAGAGGGCGAGGACTTTATTGTGTGGGCTAACAACTATACACGAGTTCTCCAGACTGCAAAGCTCTTCCTTCACGGGTTTTTGGGAACCAACTCTTCCCTGGGAACCGTTGTTTCCGTGACCGGCAAAGGCGTCCCATCTCACCTGGGCGATACCCTGGCTCCATCGGATATGTGTCCTACCTTCATCGATGACAGCAGCAAGCAGCAGGACGAATGGCGTCAGCGATGGCTTCCAGGCTTCAAAAAGCGCTTATCCAGATACATCAAGGGCGACCTCCAGCTTGACGACTCGACATGGAATGACTTCCCCTACATCTGTGGTTTTGAGTCGCAAATCAAAGGCAAGCTCTCGCCATTCTGCGATACCTTCACTCAGAAGGAGCTGGAAGCATACGAGTATCAGCAAGATCTCAGATACTACTACGGTGTTGGACCCGCCACCAAGGTTGCCTCAAAGATGATGGTGCCTTTCCTCGAGTCTCTGATCGAGCGTTTCGTTGCTGGCCCTGATACCACGGGTAAGGACTTTGATGGAAAGCCTTTCAAGCTCCCCAAGATcctgatgagcttcttgaacgaCGGTCAGTTGAACGAGTTGGCTGTTGCTACTGGAGTCTTTGACAAGCAAGCTCCTCTCCCTCTGGATCGTATTCCCAAGGACCGCATCTGGCGCAGTTCTAACATCTCTCCCATGAGAGGTACCATCGCCTTTGAGCGTCTCAGCTGCGGTTCCAACAAGGCTTACGGTTCGAAGAAGTTTGTTCGGATCCTGATCAACGATGTCGTTTACCCAGTGCCTTCTTGCCGGGATGGACCTGGAAAGTCATGCTCTCTGTCCAAGTACTCCAAGTTTACCAAGGACAGACTCAGGAAGAACGGCAACTTTGCCAAGCTCTGCAATGCAACTGACCCTGCCACTCCAAGCAAGGTTCTTGGAGCCAGTTTCTTCACAAACTTGGCGCAGTCGCACTTGCAGGCTGTTGAGCCCTAA